A portion of the Corynebacterium jeikeium genome contains these proteins:
- a CDS encoding integration host factor — MALPQLTPEQRAAALEKAAQARKVRAELKDKLKRGAIDLPEVLKQADENEIIGKMKVSALLEALPKVGKVKAQDIMNDLEIAQTRRLRGLGDRQRRALLERFGYAVED, encoded by the coding sequence GTGGCCCTTCCGCAGTTGACCCCGGAGCAGCGTGCAGCAGCACTCGAGAAGGCAGCTCAGGCCCGCAAGGTACGCGCAGAGCTCAAGGACAAGCTGAAGCGTGGCGCTATCGACCTGCCAGAGGTTCTCAAGCAGGCTGACGAGAACGAGATCATCGGCAAGATGAAAGTCTCCGCTCTGCTCGAGGCTCTGCCGAAGGTCGGCAAGGTCAAGGCACAGGACATCATGAATGACCTGGAGATTGCTCAGACCCGCCGCCTGCGTGGCCTGGGTGACCGTCAGCGTCGCGCTCTGCTGGAGCGCTTCGGCTACGCAGTGGAGGACTAG
- a CDS encoding guanylate kinase, with protein MAGNENGQLVVLAGPAGVGKSTVVSRLRAEVPGLYFSVSMTTRAARPGEVDGRDYFFVTPEKFQQHIDAGEMLEWAEIHGGLQRSGTPRGPVDKALAEGRPVLVEVDLAGARSIRKVAPNAHLLFLAPPSWEILVSRLTGRGTETEAQVKRRLETARVEMDAQHEFDEVVVNDNVDDAVAAIAQALTTGK; from the coding sequence GTGGCCGGGAATGAAAACGGTCAGCTGGTAGTCCTTGCCGGCCCTGCCGGTGTGGGAAAATCCACTGTTGTCAGTCGGCTCCGTGCCGAGGTTCCCGGACTGTACTTCAGCGTTTCCATGACCACCCGCGCCGCACGGCCGGGTGAGGTCGATGGCCGCGACTATTTCTTCGTGACCCCGGAGAAGTTCCAACAGCATATTGATGCAGGAGAGATGCTCGAGTGGGCTGAAATCCACGGTGGTCTGCAGCGTTCTGGTACGCCGCGTGGCCCGGTGGATAAAGCTCTCGCCGAGGGACGTCCGGTACTCGTTGAGGTGGATCTGGCGGGAGCCCGCTCCATCCGTAAGGTAGCGCCGAATGCTCACCTGCTGTTCTTGGCTCCGCCAAGCTGGGAGATTCTCGTCAGCAGGCTCACTGGTCGTGGCACGGAAACCGAGGCGCAAGTCAAGCGTCGCCTGGAAACCGCGCGAGTGGAAATGGATGCTCAGCACGAATTCGATGAGGTTGTTGTCAACGACAATGTCGATGATGCTGTGGCGGCCATCGCTCAGGCGCTGACTACTGGCAAGTAA
- a CDS encoding DNA-directed RNA polymerase subunit omega, giving the protein MTQENTATEAVFDPPIGITNPPIDELLGKASSKYALAIFAAKRARQINDYYQQIDEGMLEYVGPLVTPGVAEKPLSIALREINAGLLDHTEG; this is encoded by the coding sequence GTGACCCAGGAAAATACCGCCACCGAGGCAGTGTTCGACCCGCCAATTGGTATTACCAATCCGCCGATCGATGAGCTGCTTGGTAAGGCTTCTTCGAAGTACGCTCTGGCTATCTTCGCTGCCAAGCGTGCACGCCAGATTAATGACTACTACCAGCAGATTGACGAAGGCATGCTGGAGTACGTTGGCCCGCTGGTTACTCCGGGGGTCGCTGAGAAGCCTCTGTCCATCGCTCTTCGTGAAATCAACGCTGGTCTGCTGGACCACACTGAGGGCTAG
- the coaBC gene encoding bifunctional phosphopantothenoylcysteine decarboxylase/phosphopantothenate--cysteine ligase CoaBC yields MHAAGNADVSECLKVVVGVAGGIAAYKAAHVVRGFKELGHDVRVVPTESALNFVGAATFEALSGNPVSTTVFDAVDEVQHVRVGQEADLVVVVPATADFMARAAHGRADDLLTATLLVATCPVVLAPAMHTEMWNHPATRDNVAILRRHGTIVLDPAHGRLTGKDTGPGRLPEPEQIVSLALAAVENPRHFRRDFEGVRFMITAGGTREAIDPVRFIGNHSSGRQGFALAEMAAQRGAQVTVVAGHTDQLPTPLGANVVKVDSTLEMAKAAHEHSKLADVCIFAAAVADFRPASTAGAKMKKGVADDALSNIQLVENPDILATTVERRKAGEIPATTTMVGFAAETGDETTTPLELAKQKIVRKGCDLLMCNDVSGGQTFGATDNVGWLLSLDGEQWDVPRGSKFSVAGSILDAVSELRQEPQPAE; encoded by the coding sequence ATGCATGCCGCCGGTAATGCTGACGTATCCGAATGTTTAAAGGTTGTCGTCGGGGTTGCCGGCGGCATCGCTGCATATAAGGCCGCACACGTTGTTCGTGGCTTCAAGGAACTCGGTCACGATGTTCGCGTCGTTCCCACCGAGTCCGCATTGAATTTTGTAGGTGCGGCTACTTTCGAGGCGCTGTCGGGGAACCCGGTGTCGACTACGGTTTTTGACGCAGTCGATGAAGTTCAGCATGTCCGCGTGGGGCAGGAGGCCGACCTCGTCGTCGTGGTTCCCGCGACTGCCGACTTTATGGCGCGTGCCGCACACGGGCGTGCCGACGACCTTCTCACCGCAACTTTGCTTGTGGCGACCTGCCCGGTGGTTCTGGCTCCTGCCATGCACACTGAGATGTGGAACCATCCAGCTACGCGCGATAATGTCGCGATTCTTCGTCGCCATGGCACTATTGTCCTCGATCCGGCCCATGGCCGTTTGACTGGTAAGGACACTGGTCCAGGTCGTCTGCCGGAGCCAGAGCAGATAGTTTCGCTGGCATTAGCGGCAGTCGAGAATCCGCGCCACTTCCGCCGCGACTTCGAGGGCGTGCGCTTCATGATTACTGCCGGTGGCACCCGTGAGGCTATCGACCCGGTACGTTTTATCGGCAACCACTCCTCAGGGCGTCAGGGCTTCGCGCTAGCTGAGATGGCAGCACAGCGTGGCGCTCAGGTCACTGTGGTGGCAGGACATACAGATCAGTTGCCGACACCGCTGGGCGCGAATGTTGTAAAGGTTGATTCCACTTTGGAGATGGCCAAGGCCGCCCACGAACACTCCAAGTTGGCCGATGTCTGCATTTTTGCCGCTGCCGTCGCCGACTTCCGTCCGGCATCGACCGCTGGGGCCAAGATGAAGAAGGGCGTCGCAGACGACGCTTTGAGCAACATCCAGCTCGTAGAAAACCCTGACATTCTGGCTACCACTGTGGAGCGGCGTAAAGCGGGCGAGATTCCGGCAACCACGACGATGGTGGGCTTTGCGGCTGAGACCGGCGACGAGACGACGACGCCACTCGAGCTTGCGAAGCAGAAAATTGTGCGCAAGGGCTGCGATTTGCTCATGTGTAACGACGTCTCAGGTGGGCAAACTTTCGGTGCGACGGACAATGTCGGATGGTTGTTGTCTCTCGATGGCGAGCAGTGGGACGTGCCGCGGGGCTCAAAATTCTCGGTGGCCGGTTCGATTTTGGATGCAGTTTCCGAGCTGCGACAGGAACCTCAGCCAGCGGAGTAG
- a CDS encoding methionine adenosyltransferase, which produces MASNLRLFSSESVTEGHPDKICDSISDSILDAMLAQDSASMVAVETVVTTGLVHVVGEVRTKSYVDIPGIVRSRLKEIGFDSSEKGFDGKTCGVSVSIGEQSSDIHDGVHTSLEARSSDGEVEAEDLKGAGDQGLMFGYATNETPEYMPLPIALAHRLARRLTQVRKEGIVPSLRPDGKTQVTFAYDEDNNPVYLDTVVVSTQHDPDVTQEWITEQIKTHVVDWVLDDANLRERFVTDELKLLVNPSGQFIIGGPMGDAGLTGRKIIVDTYGGMARHGGGAFSGKDPSKVDRSGAYATRWVAKNAVAAGLADRLEIQVAYAIGRARPVGLYVDSFGTGHVSDDAIREAINKVFDLRPAAIIRDLDLLRPIYAQTSTYGHFGRTDLDLPWEQLNRVEELRAAAGLG; this is translated from the coding sequence GTGGCCTCTAATCTTCGGCTGTTTTCCAGTGAATCTGTTACCGAGGGGCACCCAGATAAGATTTGCGACTCGATTTCGGACTCCATCCTTGACGCTATGCTCGCGCAGGATTCTGCATCGATGGTCGCCGTTGAGACTGTGGTGACTACCGGTTTAGTCCATGTTGTTGGCGAAGTTCGCACGAAGAGCTACGTTGACATCCCCGGTATTGTCCGGAGTCGACTGAAGGAGATCGGTTTCGATTCTTCTGAAAAGGGCTTTGACGGCAAGACCTGCGGCGTCTCCGTTTCGATCGGTGAGCAGTCCTCAGATATTCACGACGGTGTGCACACTTCTCTGGAAGCACGCAGCTCTGATGGCGAAGTCGAAGCAGAAGATCTCAAGGGCGCTGGCGACCAGGGGCTGATGTTCGGCTACGCTACCAACGAAACTCCGGAGTACATGCCGCTACCGATTGCGCTGGCACACCGCCTGGCTCGCCGCTTGACGCAGGTACGCAAGGAAGGCATCGTCCCATCGCTTCGACCGGATGGTAAGACTCAGGTCACCTTCGCTTACGACGAAGACAATAACCCGGTGTACTTGGACACTGTTGTGGTGTCCACGCAGCACGACCCGGATGTGACCCAGGAGTGGATTACCGAGCAGATTAAGACTCACGTAGTCGATTGGGTGCTCGACGACGCTAACTTGCGCGAGCGCTTTGTTACCGATGAATTGAAGCTGCTGGTCAACCCGTCTGGCCAATTTATTATCGGTGGGCCGATGGGCGATGCCGGCCTGACCGGCCGCAAGATTATCGTCGACACCTACGGCGGTATGGCTCGCCACGGTGGCGGCGCATTCTCGGGTAAGGACCCGTCAAAGGTGGACCGCTCCGGCGCTTATGCCACCCGTTGGGTTGCGAAGAATGCCGTGGCTGCGGGTCTGGCTGACCGCCTGGAGATTCAGGTCGCCTACGCTATCGGCCGCGCTCGCCCGGTAGGCCTTTACGTCGACTCTTTCGGCACCGGTCACGTTTCAGACGACGCCATCCGCGAGGCTATCAACAAGGTCTTCGACCTTCGTCCGGCCGCTATTATTCGTGACCTGGACTTGCTGCGCCCGATTTATGCGCAGACCTCCACCTACGGTCACTTCGGCCGAACTGACTTGGACCTGCCGTGGGAGCAACTCAACCGTGTTGAAGAGCTCCGCGCAGCCGCTGGCCTGGGATAA
- a CDS encoding primosomal protein N' — protein MTDAPFAPAAAAEKLPVARVLPLLGLPQLDRPFDYLVPRALAEEAVVGCRVRIRFHGQLVNALVLERCATPTHDGKLSYLKDVISTEVVYPPQLRRLVDSLAEYYGATRSNIIRSAIPTRHARAERARKENMPPTWEELGKLATEDPDLSAWGNYVFGESFVDSVRKGAPARAAWQPVPGEQVAAMLAALSVSVARDGGGVLIIVPDARMQARFESAFRELISARQLTLLGAGLGPESRYRRYLDILHGQGRIVVGTRSAAYAPVQNLRLAVIVDDGDDNLVDPRAPYVHSREVLVTRSAQEGCALIFASYSRTAEVQLLVSSGWAHNLVAGADALAESMPEMIASTDTSEDPDDVSRGRLPAIAFRRAKAALREELPILVQVPRKGYVPTLSCRSCGAPARCRWCNGPLGIPPSDNPDDPAPPTCRWCGRIDIHHRCHSCGSTKIRPVVVGSERTAEEFGRIFSPFPVVASSGERIVDDIPEGPRVVVATPGAEPYAPEGYGAVMLLDTWAMLGRQDLRAHEEAYAHWSRAVTLARPRERGGAVVIDADAAVPTVADLLAWDAVGAANRELADRTAATLPPAFHVAAVDGTEEGLRNFMESLEVPSGAEILGPVDLPRNARPPAGVEPGTPIQRMLVRCDRRQARAVGAALKAAQVVRATRKDPTPVRVVVDPINFG, from the coding sequence ATGACCGACGCCCCCTTCGCACCCGCCGCCGCAGCTGAGAAGCTGCCAGTCGCGCGGGTGCTTCCACTTTTGGGGCTGCCGCAGTTGGATCGCCCCTTCGATTACCTGGTTCCGCGCGCGCTAGCGGAGGAAGCGGTTGTCGGTTGCCGGGTGCGGATTCGATTCCACGGCCAATTGGTCAATGCGCTGGTGCTGGAGCGCTGTGCCACGCCCACTCACGACGGCAAACTGTCCTATCTCAAGGATGTCATCAGCACTGAGGTTGTCTATCCGCCACAGCTTCGACGGTTGGTGGATTCTCTGGCGGAGTATTACGGCGCAACACGCTCAAACATCATTCGCTCCGCCATCCCAACCCGCCATGCACGGGCCGAACGTGCCCGCAAGGAGAACATGCCCCCGACGTGGGAGGAATTGGGAAAGCTTGCCACCGAGGATCCGGATCTTTCCGCTTGGGGCAACTATGTCTTCGGCGAATCCTTTGTCGATTCCGTCCGCAAGGGCGCCCCGGCACGCGCAGCGTGGCAGCCAGTTCCAGGGGAACAGGTGGCAGCCATGCTCGCCGCGCTCAGCGTTTCGGTCGCCCGCGATGGTGGCGGTGTTCTCATCATTGTGCCGGACGCACGCATGCAGGCGCGCTTCGAGAGCGCTTTTCGCGAGCTCATTTCTGCCCGTCAGCTCACTCTTCTCGGGGCTGGTCTCGGGCCCGAGTCCCGCTATCGCCGGTACCTGGATATCCTGCACGGCCAGGGGCGCATAGTCGTCGGCACGCGTTCGGCAGCGTACGCCCCAGTGCAGAATCTGCGTTTAGCAGTGATTGTCGATGATGGCGATGACAACCTCGTAGACCCCCGCGCACCCTACGTCCACTCTCGCGAGGTGCTGGTCACGCGAAGTGCGCAGGAGGGATGCGCTCTTATTTTTGCATCGTATAGCCGTACAGCAGAGGTGCAGCTGCTGGTCTCCTCAGGTTGGGCGCACAATCTGGTTGCAGGCGCCGACGCCCTGGCTGAATCCATGCCGGAGATGATTGCCTCCACGGACACTTCCGAAGACCCGGATGACGTCAGTAGGGGACGCCTTCCTGCCATCGCTTTTCGACGGGCAAAAGCCGCGCTGCGCGAAGAGCTTCCGATTCTGGTCCAGGTACCCCGCAAGGGATATGTACCGACATTGTCGTGTCGTTCCTGTGGTGCTCCTGCGCGCTGTCGCTGGTGTAACGGTCCACTGGGAATTCCACCGTCCGATAACCCGGACGATCCGGCGCCGCCGACCTGTCGGTGGTGTGGCCGCATCGACATCCACCACCGTTGCCATAGCTGCGGTTCCACCAAGATTCGGCCAGTCGTGGTCGGCAGTGAACGTACGGCGGAAGAGTTTGGTCGTATTTTCAGTCCATTCCCAGTCGTCGCTTCCTCTGGCGAACGGATTGTTGACGACATTCCCGAAGGCCCGAGGGTCGTGGTGGCCACGCCGGGAGCCGAGCCTTATGCGCCGGAGGGCTACGGTGCAGTGATGCTGCTGGACACTTGGGCGATGCTCGGCCGGCAGGACTTGCGCGCTCATGAAGAGGCCTATGCGCATTGGTCTCGAGCTGTCACGCTTGCGCGACCGCGGGAGCGAGGAGGGGCAGTGGTTATCGATGCGGATGCTGCAGTCCCGACTGTGGCCGATCTTCTGGCATGGGACGCGGTAGGCGCTGCGAACAGGGAATTGGCCGACCGTACAGCCGCCACTCTGCCTCCGGCCTTTCACGTGGCAGCGGTGGACGGGACTGAAGAGGGCCTGCGTAACTTCATGGAGTCCCTGGAGGTTCCATCGGGCGCGGAAATCCTGGGGCCGGTAGACCTTCCCCGCAACGCCAGACCACCAGCAGGCGTGGAACCGGGTACACCTATTCAGCGGATGTTGGTGCGCTGTGACCGTCGGCAAGCACGGGCGGTGGGAGCGGCGTTGAAGGCAGCACAGGTCGTTCGAGCGACCAGGAAGGACCCGACGCCGGTGCGCGTTGTCGTCGATCCGATTAATTTCGGCTAG
- the def gene encoding peptide deformylase has translation MAVREVRLFGDPVLLSKADTVTDFDATLSHLIDDMFDTMDEQQGVGLAANQVGVLQRVFVYDCNGTRGHIVNPEWEAIGDETVHEIEGCLSIPGINGPVTRHARVRVTGQDRHGTPVSFEADDLLARCVQHESDHLDGVLFLKRLEGDERKTAMRSLREQDWFLNRG, from the coding sequence ATGGCAGTTCGTGAGGTACGTCTTTTCGGCGATCCGGTGTTGCTGTCCAAGGCGGATACCGTCACTGATTTCGACGCGACGCTGTCGCACCTGATTGATGACATGTTCGACACGATGGACGAGCAACAGGGCGTCGGGCTCGCGGCAAACCAGGTCGGCGTGCTGCAGCGCGTTTTCGTCTACGACTGCAACGGCACCCGCGGGCACATCGTCAATCCGGAATGGGAAGCCATCGGCGACGAGACTGTCCACGAAATCGAAGGATGCCTATCTATCCCGGGTATTAATGGACCCGTGACTCGACACGCACGTGTGCGCGTTACTGGCCAGGATCGCCACGGCACACCGGTGAGCTTCGAAGCTGATGATTTGCTGGCTCGCTGTGTGCAGCATGAAAGCGACCACCTGGATGGTGTGCTGTTTTTGAAGCGTCTCGAGGGCGACGAGCGCAAGACCGCGATGCGTTCTCTGCGTGAGCAGGACTGGTTCCTCAACCGCGGTTAA
- a CDS encoding methionyl-tRNA formyltransferase, protein MRLIFAGTPEPAVVALKKLLEDSRHEIVAVLTRPDARRGRGKSLSPSPVKALALEHDIPVLTPTTLRDEEIQQQIRELNADCIPVVAYGNLVPEELLDVPTHGWVNLHFSLLPAWRGAAPVQAAIAAGDEVTGASTFRIEKGLDTGPVFGTVTEAIRPTDNADDLLTRLAYSGADLLAATMDGIEAGALRPTAQPEQDVSYAAKFGPEDARIVWTQPRHLLDRRARAFTPAPGAWTTLDGARLKVGELTPLSDEDSAAVDEVRKAAAPEAAAATPGELVVEKHRVSVRCADGYVQLVKVQPQGKKMMDASDWARGSQPGGKVCE, encoded by the coding sequence GTGCGCCTGATTTTTGCCGGAACCCCGGAACCTGCTGTCGTTGCACTGAAGAAGTTGCTCGAAGACTCCCGTCATGAAATCGTCGCTGTTCTCACTCGCCCCGATGCCCGCCGTGGCCGCGGTAAGTCGCTTTCGCCCTCGCCGGTGAAGGCTCTGGCCTTGGAACACGACATTCCCGTGCTCACCCCGACGACCCTGCGCGATGAAGAGATCCAGCAGCAGATCCGCGAATTAAACGCCGACTGCATCCCGGTGGTCGCCTACGGCAATCTCGTGCCGGAGGAATTGCTCGATGTACCGACGCACGGCTGGGTCAATCTGCATTTCTCACTGCTTCCTGCTTGGCGAGGTGCCGCGCCGGTGCAGGCAGCTATCGCTGCCGGCGATGAAGTCACGGGTGCCAGTACTTTCCGGATTGAAAAGGGTCTGGATACCGGACCAGTTTTCGGTACCGTCACCGAAGCGATTCGCCCGACCGATAATGCCGACGACCTTTTGACCCGCCTGGCATACTCCGGCGCGGATCTTCTAGCCGCCACCATGGACGGCATCGAAGCCGGTGCGTTGCGTCCGACCGCTCAGCCAGAACAGGATGTCAGTTACGCCGCTAAGTTCGGGCCGGAGGATGCCCGAATCGTTTGGACTCAGCCGCGACATCTTCTTGACCGCCGCGCTCGTGCATTCACGCCTGCCCCAGGTGCGTGGACAACTCTCGACGGCGCACGTTTGAAGGTCGGAGAGCTCACCCCGCTTTCCGACGAGGACAGCGCCGCGGTCGACGAGGTGCGAAAGGCAGCTGCTCCGGAGGCGGCAGCCGCCACACCGGGTGAGTTGGTAGTGGAGAAGCACCGAGTATCTGTGCGTTGTGCCGATGGCTATGTGCAGCTGGTGAAGGTGCAGCCACAGGGTAAGAAGATGATGGATGCGTCCGACTGGGCGCGAGGTAGCCAACCCGGCGGAAAGGTCTGCGAGTAA
- a CDS encoding rRNA small subunit methyltransferase B, with the protein MGNDKPRHTGGGRQRGNRSGQNRNDRNRNRDNRGGDNRGGIDQPRKVALKVLADVRENDAYANLLLPRLLKAHKLKGRDAAFATELTYGTLRAEGLLDAVIEASSSRPLNDIAGPVMDVLRLGTYQLLRTRVDAYAAVDTSVRAVAKVAGPGARGFVNAILRKVSSKTEGEWVAEVAPDPATDPISYVAMKHAHPRWIAMEFARALGAQAGELQQALAADDARPLVHLVARPGEITAEELALITGGEEGPWSPYCVRLDSGAPGELEPVRQGLAAVQDEGSQLIARAVTMAPVAGEDSGRWLDLCSGPGGKSAFIGGIAAIEGAKLDAVEVSATRAELVKKATAGLPVTVTVADGRDTGLEAGFDRILVDAPCSGLGSLRRRPEARWRKSPSDLNSLTALQFELLSEAVRLARPGGIIVYSTCSPHLRETRGIVDRAVTELPVTELNAHELVAPMTDVGPYPSVQMWPHRHGTDAMFFSVLRKND; encoded by the coding sequence ATGGGCAACGACAAACCCCGCCACACCGGTGGCGGACGGCAGCGCGGCAACCGCAGCGGACAGAACCGCAATGACCGCAACCGTAACCGTGACAACAGAGGTGGGGACAATCGCGGTGGCATTGACCAACCGCGCAAGGTCGCACTGAAGGTACTAGCCGACGTTCGCGAGAATGATGCTTACGCGAACCTGCTGCTGCCCAGGTTGCTGAAGGCACACAAGCTCAAGGGTCGGGATGCTGCTTTTGCAACTGAGCTGACGTACGGCACACTGCGGGCGGAAGGCCTGTTGGATGCCGTGATTGAGGCATCGTCGTCACGCCCGTTAAACGATATTGCTGGACCGGTGATGGATGTGTTGCGCCTGGGCACGTACCAGCTGCTGCGTACGCGCGTCGATGCCTACGCGGCGGTCGATACCTCGGTGCGGGCGGTGGCGAAGGTAGCGGGACCTGGTGCGCGCGGCTTTGTCAATGCCATTTTGAGGAAAGTTTCCTCGAAGACCGAAGGCGAATGGGTGGCTGAGGTCGCGCCGGATCCTGCGACCGATCCGATTAGCTACGTAGCGATGAAGCATGCCCACCCGCGCTGGATTGCGATGGAGTTTGCCCGCGCACTCGGTGCACAAGCCGGTGAGCTGCAGCAGGCACTCGCTGCCGACGATGCGCGCCCGTTGGTGCACTTGGTCGCTCGTCCGGGCGAGATTACTGCTGAGGAATTGGCACTGATCACCGGCGGTGAAGAGGGACCGTGGTCGCCGTACTGCGTGCGCTTGGATTCCGGTGCCCCAGGAGAATTGGAGCCGGTCCGACAGGGCTTGGCTGCGGTGCAGGACGAGGGTTCTCAGCTCATTGCGCGTGCCGTCACCATGGCACCCGTTGCCGGTGAAGACAGCGGCCGCTGGTTAGATTTGTGTTCCGGCCCCGGTGGTAAGTCAGCTTTCATCGGCGGCATCGCAGCTATTGAGGGCGCGAAGCTCGACGCTGTTGAGGTATCTGCGACTCGCGCAGAACTGGTGAAGAAGGCCACGGCCGGGCTGCCAGTGACTGTAACCGTTGCGGATGGTCGCGATACCGGGCTGGAGGCAGGCTTTGACCGCATTTTGGTAGACGCGCCGTGCTCTGGTTTGGGCTCGCTTCGCCGTCGCCCGGAAGCGCGCTGGCGGAAGTCGCCGTCCGATCTGAACTCCTTGACTGCGCTGCAGTTTGAACTGCTCAGTGAAGCTGTGCGTCTGGCACGGCCGGGTGGCATCATCGTCTATTCCACGTGTTCTCCGCATCTGCGGGAAACCAGGGGCATTGTCGATAGGGCAGTGACGGAATTGCCGGTGACGGAGCTGAATGCACACGAGTTGGTAGCGCCGATGACTGATGTCGGACCGTATCCATCTGTGCAGATGTGGCCACACCGCCACGGTACCGATGCGATGTTCTTCTCAGTTTTGCGCAAGAACGACTAG
- the rpe gene encoding ribulose-phosphate 3-epimerase, with protein MSAPIIAPSILAADFARLDREVEAVANADWLHIDVMDGHFVPNLSFGAPVLEAVAAVTDKYLDVHLMIENPEKWVDTYIKAGASSVIFHVEAVDDAIALARHIRSQGVKAGFSLRPGTPIEPWLDHLAEFDEVLVMSVEPGFGGQSFMPDQLTKVEKLRQRIDAEGLDTLIEIDGGISAKTIESAAAAGCDAFVAGSAVFGADDRAAAVDELRALATTAATK; from the coding sequence ATGAGCGCACCAATTATTGCCCCCTCCATTCTCGCTGCTGACTTCGCTCGCCTCGACCGCGAGGTTGAGGCTGTAGCCAATGCAGATTGGCTGCATATCGACGTCATGGATGGCCACTTCGTTCCCAACCTGTCCTTCGGCGCTCCGGTGCTGGAGGCCGTAGCTGCGGTGACGGACAAGTACTTGGATGTCCATCTCATGATTGAGAACCCGGAGAAGTGGGTCGACACCTACATTAAGGCGGGGGCGAGCTCCGTTATTTTCCATGTGGAAGCCGTCGACGATGCCATCGCACTGGCACGCCACATTCGTTCCCAGGGCGTGAAGGCCGGGTTCTCGCTGCGCCCGGGTACCCCAATTGAGCCGTGGCTGGATCACCTCGCCGAATTCGACGAGGTGCTGGTCATGAGTGTCGAACCCGGTTTCGGGGGCCAGTCCTTTATGCCGGATCAGCTAACCAAGGTCGAGAAGCTGCGTCAGCGCATTGATGCCGAAGGTCTGGATACTCTGATCGAGATTGACGGTGGTATCTCCGCCAAGACCATCGAATCCGCTGCCGCCGCCGGTTGCGACGCCTTCGTTGCAGGGTCGGCCGTTTTCGGCGCTGATGATCGTGCGGCGGCTGTCGATGAGCTGCGCGCATTGGCCACTACTGCTGCAACTAAGTAG
- the ribD gene encoding bifunctional diaminohydroxyphosphoribosylaminopyrimidine deaminase/5-amino-6-(5-phosphoribosylamino)uracil reductase RibD, with the protein MAQFPDLVSAQPLTDAQAMALAIEAGQRVRGTTYPNPPIGCVILDTAGIAVGVAGTEPVGGRHAEPQALEMAGARAQGGTAVVTLEPCNHIGRTPPCTEALAAAGVSRVIFAVADPNPVAAGGSEWLRYKGIDVVEEFQRNRVADGYLRPWLHWQRTRRPHITLKTAGTLDGFAAATDRTSQWITGEQARARVHIDRARRQAIVVGTGTVLADNPRLTARTPDGEELSTQPLRIAIGTSEVAADANIRGDNFRHIRTHDVEVALETMADMGLIDVLVEGGPRLASAFLEADAVDAIESYIAPAFLGAGLPVTSANHETTITDISRFRTVAVETLGDDILITALRSGKDRG; encoded by the coding sequence GTGGCACAGTTTCCGGATCTCGTCTCCGCACAGCCGCTGACTGACGCTCAAGCTATGGCATTGGCCATAGAAGCCGGCCAGCGAGTTCGGGGCACCACCTATCCCAATCCACCGATTGGTTGCGTCATCCTCGATACCGCAGGGATTGCGGTAGGAGTGGCCGGAACTGAGCCGGTAGGTGGCCGACACGCAGAGCCACAAGCATTAGAAATGGCGGGGGCACGAGCTCAGGGCGGTACTGCAGTGGTCACACTAGAGCCGTGCAATCATATCGGCCGTACACCACCGTGCACCGAGGCACTTGCGGCAGCCGGAGTTTCCCGCGTCATATTTGCGGTCGCCGATCCTAATCCCGTGGCCGCTGGCGGCAGCGAGTGGTTGCGATACAAGGGAATCGACGTGGTCGAGGAGTTCCAACGCAATCGTGTGGCGGATGGCTATCTGCGTCCATGGTTACACTGGCAGCGCACTCGGCGCCCACACATCACGCTGAAGACGGCGGGCACGCTGGATGGTTTCGCCGCCGCTACCGACCGCACCTCGCAGTGGATTACGGGGGAGCAGGCGCGGGCACGGGTACATATCGATCGTGCACGTCGGCAAGCGATTGTCGTCGGAACGGGAACAGTGCTCGCTGACAATCCGCGATTGACCGCGCGCACACCAGACGGCGAGGAGCTGTCAACGCAACCCCTGCGCATCGCGATCGGCACCTCGGAGGTCGCCGCCGATGCGAATATCCGCGGCGATAACTTCCGCCACATTCGCACTCACGATGTGGAAGTGGCGCTGGAGACAATGGCGGATATGGGACTTATTGACGTGCTGGTAGAAGGCGGCCCACGGCTCGCCAGCGCTTTCTTAGAAGCCGATGCTGTCGACGCGATTGAGTCTTACATTGCCCCGGCGTTTCTCGGAGCTGGTCTGCCGGTGACATCGGCCAACCATGAGACCACCATCACTGACATCTCGCGCTTTCGTACCGTCGCGGTCGAGACTCTGGGAGATGACATTTTGATTACGGCTCTCCGCAGTGGCAAAGATCGCGGGTAG